In Leopardus geoffroyi isolate Oge1 chromosome D1, O.geoffroyi_Oge1_pat1.0, whole genome shotgun sequence, a single window of DNA contains:
- the LOC123602743 gene encoding secretoglobin family 1D member-like has protein sequence MRLFLSVLLVTLALCCYEANALACPAFVKDISGFLLAPTSIFQQSLAKYEAPPEAVQAVLDVKSCTDDISSSRRKALTKILGQITALCII, from the exons atGAGGCTGTTCCTGAGTGTCCTGCTGGTCACTCTGGCTCTTTGCTGCTATGAAG CCAATGCGTTGGCCTGTCCAGCCTTTGTTAAAGATATCTCAGGCTTTCTCCTGGCACCTACAAGTATCTTCCAGCAATCACTTGCAAAATATGAAGCACCTCCAGAAGCCGTTCAGGCCGTTTTGGATGTGAAGAGTTGCACAGATGACATCTCCAGTTCCAGAAGAAAGGCACTTACAAAAATATTG GGGCA